AGGTCAAGACCCACATCGGTGCGTGGAAGCAGTAGTAGCCGACCCGTGGTGCGTGGCCCTCTGCGTCCGGTGACGGCGGGGGCCGCGCACCATGGTGAGCTTGAGGACTGGAGCGATGGCCATGGTGGATGCCCCGATCTCCTCGCATCTGAACGCTGTCAGTGCCGCGTCGGCGCCTTTCGTGCGGTTCCTGATGACCTCGACGTGGGCCGCGCGCAGGGCCGAAGGCGACGGCTGCGACTTCGTCGTGGGCAACCCGCAGGAGATGCCGCTGCCGGCCTATGTGGATGCGATCCGGCGGGCGAGCGTTCCGCAGGATGCCAGCTGGTTCGCGTACAAGCTGAACGAGACCGTCCCGTGTGAGGCGGCCGCGGCTTCGCTGCGGGAGCGGCTCGGCGTGGCGTACGAGGCCGAGGACATCTTCCTGACCAAAGGCGCCTCGAGCGCGCTGGTGCTCGCGTTCAGCACGGTGCTGGAGCCCGGCGACGAGGTCGTCTTCCAGAGCCCGCCGTGGTTCTTCTACGAGTCCATGATCGCCTTCGCCCGCGGTGTCCCGGTGCGCGCGCCGGTCGACCGGGCGACGTTCGACCTCGATGTCGACGCGATCGCCGCGGTGATCACACCACGCACCCGCGCGGTGATCGTCAACTCGCCCAACAACCCGACCGGCCGCATCTATCCGCCGCAGACGCTGCGCCGGCTGGCCCAGGTGCTCACCGCGGCCTCCGAAGAGTACGGTCGCGCGATCTACCTGATCTCCGACGAGGCGTACAACCGGATCCTGTTCGACGGCCGCCGCTTCCCGAGCCCTACCGCCTACTACCCGTACTCCTTCCTGGTCTACAGCTACGCCAAGGCGCTGCTGACACCCGGCCAGCGCCTGGGCTATCTGGCCCTGGCGCCATCGATGCCCGATCGGGAACGTATGCGTGGCGCCGTCCTGGCGGCCCAGTACAACGGGTTCGGCATGCCCGACGCGGTACTGCAGCACGCGCTGCCCGAGCTCGAACACCTCTGCATCGACCTGGACCAGCTGCAGCGCCGCCGCGACCTGCTGGTCGACGCGCTGCGCGCGCAAGGATACGAAGTACACGCCCCCGAGGGCGCCTTCTACCTGCTGCCGCGCGCCCCGATCGCCGACGACAACGCGTTCGTGGAAGCCCTGGCCGCCCGCGACGTCTTCGTCCTGCCGGGCAGCGTCGTCGAGCTGCCCGGGTACTTCCGCATCTCGCTGACCGCGAGCGACGCGATGGTCGAGCGTTCCATCCCCGCCTTCGCCGCTGCCATCGCGGCGGCGGGAGAGCGCGCACGCCCCGTCGGTTCACCCCGATGACCCGGACGCGGCCGCACACTTCGGACCGTTGTCGGGCGTGACCTGCAGCGGAAACCAGGCGCGCTGCCCGGGTGGGTAGCCGACCGCCACCCGTAGGCAGGCGTTACGCCGGGCGGCGGTGTTCAGCGCGCCGGCGACAGTGTCGATGATGTAGCTGCCGACCGCCTGGCAGGCGACGTGGACCGCGGGCATTGCCCGGATCCGGGCGCACACGGCGGCGCTGATCACCTCGGCCAGCAGCGCACGGACGAACGCGTTGTCCGGAAACGCGGAGGCGATGCCGCGGGTGTCCGCGCGGCCAATGATGATCAGGCAGCCGCGGACGGTGCAGCCGGCCTGGCCGGGGCTGGGCCTGGGCAGCTGCAGGTAGAGGGCGAGCCGGGTCTGCGGGCCGACGATCCCGATCTGCGGAAGCCCGGCGCGTTGCTGAAACGTCCGGACCGCTGCGGCGGCATCGCCGTCGAAGGTGGCGCCGCGGCCGGCGGCGATGCCGTGCACGGCGAGGCGGGCCCGCAGGGTGGTCACGCAGCTGCCCTGTGAACCGGCGGCCTCGCCGGTGGGTTGCCGAAGCGAGACGCAGTCGCGGCGCAGGTCCCACCGGTCCGGTCCATCCGGCAGGTGGGCGAGGGCGTCGAGCGTCGGCTTGTCCAGCACGCCGTCCTGGTGCAGGCCGCGGCCGGCTTGAAACTCCTTGATGTACCTGGTGGTCTCGCGCAGGTAGTTGCCGGTCACGTCCATCGGTGCCCCGCGAGCCCGAAGCACCTGTTGCAGGTGCCGCACACATTCCGGGCGGGCCTCGCCCCACCGCATGGGGCCGCAGTCACGCAGACCGTCCAGCTCGCCGGCGAAGCTGTCACCGACGTCGCCGGCGTCGGTGTCGGCGACGGCGCCGAACAACCCGAGCAGCACGACGGCGACCACAACCGTCCAGATCGCGCGCACGACACCCTCCTCGTGACGTCGGTGGGTTCAGCCGCCATCACGTTGCCGCCTGTCAGGGCCGCGGGTCATCCGAGCGAGTACTCGATATCGAGCAGGTGCCAGCACTGTTGCACCGGCCAAAGCAGCACTGCGACGATTTCACGATGCCAAGGATCGGCGTGCGGCCACTGCCTGCGGCGTTTTTCGGCCTCACCTGCCTCGTTTCAGTGGCCACAGTGGTGATCACCCTGGGCCTCGAACCGGTTTACGAGGTCGTCCTCTACCCGCTGCACACGGTGGCGTTCGGCCTGGCAGGCGCCCTGATCATCTCGAACCAACGCTCGAATCCGATCGGCTGGCTGCTCGGAGGACTGGGTTTCGAGGGGTCCTTGGTGGATTTCGCCGAGGGGTATGCGCACCACGCGAGCTGGCCGTGGGTGGTACCGATCGAGTGGTTTTCGAACTGGGCAAACACGCTGGGCATCGGGACGCTCGCCGTCATCCTGACGCTGTTTCCCGGCGGCCGAGGGCTGGGTCCGCGGCGGCGTGCGTTGGTGTGGACCGGCGTCGTCGCGATCGTGTTGATGACGGTGGGAGCGGCGTTCGGGCATTCCACGGATCCCAGGTTCGACTCCGGTTCAAACCCGTACGCGGTTGCGGGGCTGGAGCCGGTCCACCTCGCCGGGCAGGTGCTGTTCATCGTCGCGCTGCTGGCGGCGATCGGATCGCTCATCGCCCGGTTCCGCGGTGCGACCGGAGTCGAGCGTCAGCAGCTCAAGTGGGTCGCATACGTGGTCGGCGTGCTGGCCGTCGTGGGCCCGCTGGCCATCGTGGCCTTCGACGACAGCGCCCTGGTGCGTATCGCGATCGCGGTCGTCGCGGCCGCGCTGCCGTCGGCGATCTGTATCGCGATCCTGCGGTACCGGCTCTACGACGTCGACGTCATCGTCACCGGCACGCTCGTCTACGCGACGTTGACGGTCCTGCTCGCCGCCGGATACCTCGCGGCGACGCTCGTGCTGGGCGCCGCCCTCGGTGGCCGCTCGCCGTGGGTGATCGCTGGCGCGACGCTCGCCGTCGCGGCGGCGTTCCGCCCACTGCGGGCGCGGATCCAGGACGCCGTCGACCGGCGGTTCCGTCGCGCCCGCTACGACGCCCTGGCCCGCGTCGACGCGTTTCTCGATGACCTGCGCGTGGGGCGAGCGGACCCCGAGGCGCTCCAGCAGGTGCTGCGGGAGGTCATGTCGCAGCCGGACCTCGAACTGCGCTACCTCCTTCCCGGGGCGGCGCTGCGGATCGACGCCCAGGGGCGCGATGTCAGGACGGACGTGCCTGACGGCCGCGTCGAGCTGCTGGTCGAGCGGGCCGGCGTGCCCCTCGCGGTCGTCGTGCACACCGCGGCCGCCGCCGAAC
This genomic stretch from Phytohabitans houttuyneae harbors:
- a CDS encoding aminotransferase class I/II-fold pyridoxal phosphate-dependent enzyme, translated to MAMVDAPISSHLNAVSAASAPFVRFLMTSTWAARRAEGDGCDFVVGNPQEMPLPAYVDAIRRASVPQDASWFAYKLNETVPCEAAAASLRERLGVAYEAEDIFLTKGASSALVLAFSTVLEPGDEVVFQSPPWFFYESMIAFARGVPVRAPVDRATFDLDVDAIAAVITPRTRAVIVNSPNNPTGRIYPPQTLRRLAQVLTAASEEYGRAIYLISDEAYNRILFDGRRFPSPTAYYPYSFLVYSYAKALLTPGQRLGYLALAPSMPDRERMRGAVLAAQYNGFGMPDAVLQHALPELEHLCIDLDQLQRRRDLLVDALRAQGYEVHAPEGAFYLLPRAPIADDNAFVEALAARDVFVLPGSVVELPGYFRISLTASDAMVERSIPAFAAAIAAAGERARPVGSPR
- a CDS encoding peptidoglycan-binding domain-containing protein; translation: MRAIWTVVVAVVLLGLFGAVADTDAGDVGDSFAGELDGLRDCGPMRWGEARPECVRHLQQVLRARGAPMDVTGNYLRETTRYIKEFQAGRGLHQDGVLDKPTLDALAHLPDGPDRWDLRRDCVSLRQPTGEAAGSQGSCVTTLRARLAVHGIAAGRGATFDGDAAAAVRTFQQRAGLPQIGIVGPQTRLALYLQLPRPSPGQAGCTVRGCLIIIGRADTRGIASAFPDNAFVRALLAEVISAAVCARIRAMPAVHVACQAVGSYIIDTVAGALNTAARRNACLRVAVGYPPGQRAWFPLQVTPDNGPKCAAASGSSG
- a CDS encoding histidine kinase dimerization/phosphoacceptor domain-containing protein, with product MVITLGLEPVYEVVLYPLHTVAFGLAGALIISNQRSNPIGWLLGGLGFEGSLVDFAEGYAHHASWPWVVPIEWFSNWANTLGIGTLAVILTLFPGGRGLGPRRRALVWTGVVAIVLMTVGAAFGHSTDPRFDSGSNPYAVAGLEPVHLAGQVLFIVALLAAIGSLIARFRGATGVERQQLKWVAYVVGVLAVVGPLAIVAFDDSALVRIAIAVVAAALPSAICIAILRYRLYDVDVIVTGTLVYATLTVLLAAGYLAATLVLGAALGGRSPWVIAGATLAVAAAFRPLRARIQDAVDRRFRRARYDALARVDAFLDDLRVGRADPEALQQVLREVMSQPDLELRYLLPGAALRIDAQGRDVRTDVPDGRVELLVERAGVPLAVVVHTAAAAEPRLHEVVARARLAIEIARLRAEVRHQLIEVQASRARIVAASYQERRRIERDLHDGAQQRLVSVGLALRHAQFELGESPVVRTIDAAIEQITVAIADLRELANGVRPASLRELAGRTPLPVDVYAGCERFPTDIEAIPNPAWAPH